The Branchiostoma lanceolatum isolate klBraLanc5 chromosome 17, klBraLanc5.hap2, whole genome shotgun sequence genome contains the following window.
GGACGTAAAATTTCGATCTTGGATCTGAGCGATTCCTATTTTGCACACTGTCAGCAAATGAGGGCGTTGGatagttgatgtaagaatgtgtagtaaaaattgtacttctttgttaagTTTACAATTTACTATCTTTATTATTAcaacatgatgttgaaaatatcagACCGAGTatctgatgcatttcagttttacattgctaAAGTGTATACTTTTTGATCAATTAATTTGGTCGAAATCTATTTCTTTAACTAAAAAAAAGGGAGgaaaatccctacctaccgatcctatttttttcaggaccgtaacagaaaacacaacattcttTTGTTTGGCCTTATCAGACAAGGAAACTTCACAATGTTGGTGCCGCGCTTGACCAGGCGTCTACCAGTGAGTTTTTTTCTCGGAGTGTTGATTGGTATGTGGGTGGCATTTAAATTAAAAAGAGAACTAAAATTAGGCTAAAAGTGCCAGTTTCATCAAGTGGAGAACATCAGATCATGCAGAACGACAGAAGCGATGTGTGTTCCACTCAAGGTACGTATACACTAGCTTTTAGTGCTAGCTTGCGGAGTATGAACTTCAAACATATTCTTGACTTGTACGTTAGAAAATTGGAATTCACACTTCAAACCCAGGATTCACCCTATGATTGAGGCTTTTAATTTGAGCAGGAGTTGGTAATGGCACGAGGTATCTTCAGAAAATGAAGGAAATGGAGACGAAAGAACCATAATTGGCGGTAGGAGTTGATTTACTTAATAACAGCAGTGGTAATGTACACACACTTCGATGGAGTCGTTCCTTTTTATAGCTGAGGTCGATTTGGCAGCGTTTTATGGCGTTTAATCGAGTGCTTGTAATTCAGGGCGCATGAGATACCACCCTATACGGAAGAAACCCTGTCATTGCGTCTATGCATTTTTCAAGAGCCCAACGAGAGGGAGTGCCAGGTGTAAGAGATATAAATTCCTGAGCAGGTGGGGAATTTTGAACACCTACAACACATAAAACAATCAATTGAAGTTCACGCCGCATTTACAAGTGAAGTTAGAAGAAAAGTTGAAGGACAAACAATTCTCCTTTAGAGCATCTCTTAGCACATCTTTGGCACCAGGGAAACTTCCTGAaatagatacgccaaaaatagttactcaagcaacttgataaaattttgaaatagtcagacgtttctgaAATAGTCAATTCATCGAAGTTCGAGGAAAAGTTGAAGGACCAACAATTGTCCTTTAGAGGATCTCTTACCACATCTTTGGCACTAGAGAAACTGCCTGAAATAGAATCAACTCATCGAAGTTCGAATAAGAATTGAAGGACCAACAATTCTCATTGAGAGGAGCTCTTACCACATCTTTGGCACTAGAGAAACTGCCTGAAATAGAATCAACTCATCGAAGGTCGAATAAAAGTTGAAGGACAAACAATTCTCCTTTAGAGGATCTCTTAGCACATCTTTGGCACTAGAGAAACTGCCTGAAATAGAGTCAATTCATCAGCAATAGAATGACCTTAAGGAACGAATGGGGACAATGATTAAGCATTCTTAAGTAGCATTTCTCTCACACTTCTAGATGATTCACGAGAACTCTGTGCTTAAGTGCTTTTTGACGAATCTACTTCCGTCCAGGATTAGTTTCTACTTTTCATGGACGATTAAACATCAGTTTCTTCTGGCGCCGCCATGAAAGAAGAGGTCGCATATCCGCTCGTTGCGGCTGCACTCACGGTAGAAATATCCCATTATTAATTGTTTCTACTACAGTTTTATCCGTCTCCTGGCAGCCATAGGAATCCTTGTCTTATTTCATGTCTCCGCAACGATAACTCTTGAGAGCGGAACTATGCCCTCCGCTCGTAAAATACAGACAAGTGTTGAGAAGTTTGCGTTGGTACATGTGATATGAGTGACTGAAGTGTGTGAGGTTACGGGCGATAGCTCGCCTgaatatctataaacaagaCTCAGCGCACTTAAACAAGATATCAAatacgttctgctgcagtaccttagagaGTCGCTAGGTGGCTCAAAATTTtgaggtcttatcaagacctacccacataccaaatatgaagacaatccattcaggcattcttgagtgATCGTGTTCACACATAGAAACGTACGAGCTCCCGAAAGAAATAACCTGCTTAGCGAAGGTTAACAAAAATAGCTAAGGTCTACATGATTATTATGTCAAAGAAAACCTTTCTTTATAGAGAAGGTATATCTGAAACCTCTCCTTTTGGGTTCGCACTTTAATCATCGTGTAGGATCCTACATCAAACAGCGTCCCGCTTTTTATGTTTCCGACCTACCAATCCACTGTATCCATCAGACTTGCAAACTGTTATCCAAGCCAGGAGTGCGATATTGCTAGGATTACTCATTTCAAAGGCCAAACATCGTGAATGAATGTCACGGGAATTGGAGAGAGATGCCAGGGTTTCTGGTTTTCACCCGAGATGATCTTGTTCGTAGTGTGATTTTACGTCGGGCAAATCCTTCCCGTATTTTTTGGCTAGGTACTCCAACGTTTACGATAATTGGATCAATGTAGAAAACCTAGATTCATAACTTCATGGTTTATGCCTCCAAGTCTGCTTAATCCTTCAGTAAGTCTTTTAGGGGCAAAGTGCTTCAAAATTTATCAAAAAGTATATTGGCGCATCTTTGTAGATTCATGGTTTAGCTGACTTTGCGTGCTCCCGGAGCACGCTGACTTATCTCTCTCCTTTGGTGGTCGTTCTTTGCAAAGTCGGTGAGTAGATTGGCGGTTTTGATGCGGAAAATTGTTAGGCAACGCTGGAGGCTAAGATTTAAAGCCAAACCACATCGTTGAAAATTGGACAAGAAATAAATATTGATTTGGAAACCTTGAAGACTTGCTTTGATTGCAAGACCCGTGCTTTAGCATTTGAAGCCGAGTTTTTACTTTTCTTTGGTGGGTGTTCTTATCCACGCACTTGGATGAAATGGCGCAGCAAATTTATCATGTAGTACTGAAAGTCGGGGTTAAGGACGCCAAAAGTCAGATTGATGCTTTAGTACTACACTCCCTGTGGACTCACATGCAGAGCTTAGGTCACTTTGCTCTGTGATATTCCATTTAGGAATGCGAATCTCTTGCGTTAAAGAGCTTAAGTGCTTCAGGGTACATTTACCTATTTCGGACCAACGGTTTCAATCCTGTTCATTGAACTCAATAATGACTTTTAATGCATCTTAATGGCACGCCTGAGTGTTGGGAAGAGCATAATGGGAGTAATTTTGTTCTTACAAGTTGCAGCAGTTGCATAAGCATCGGCGCGAAATTGTGCAGGGAAGTCATAAATGCACAAAGCGGCAACGGGCTAAAACTGCTTCATTCAATGGCCATGCCTCGGCCTATTTATGGGGACACTCGCCCTTACATAACCAGTTGAACGTCACACATACATACCGATACAAATACATACCTGCGTTACATAAAAGAGGGAATCCGCTTGTGGCGTTCTTGGGATCTTGTGATTGATAATCGGCTTAGTTAGACACCTAGGCGCCACGCCTTGACCGCAAACGGAAGATTCTGAGGTCTCAAAGATTAGTTTCGTGTTGGGCTGGAGGAAAGGGTCAGGCACCCAGATTTGAGAGGATTTTGTACACGACATTAAGGCTGGCGTCGTGTTGATCTTATCTACACGTAGGCAGCTGTCTGGGGTAGTGCGATGACTTTTGGCAAATAAACCGAAAGATAAAGGACCCAACCAATATGTACGTTCTTGCATTGCCGATCATCCCCGATGACAAAGATGTCAAGACTCATTCGTGTAACGTCGACGCTCTTTTATCAACCACGTGGATATATAAGTTCCAAAGGCTGTGGAACTTTCAAACGGTTTTCCACTGCTGCTTTACAAAGCACGAGCGACGTGTTAAAGGGCAAGGTCGGTTTAGCCCCTTGCGCGAGGTTAAACTGAAACTTTCAAAAATCTTCTACAGTTGGCCGATGTCCAGCGCTAGAAGTGGTTGTGAAGGTTTCGTGAGATTGGCGGTAAGTTCGGAATTATCAACCCCTTTATTCGTCTCTTCCCTCGTGGCCACAATTGATTTGCAAATGACCTCACAGTTCGTATTGGCAGTACATCCTCTTGATCATCTGTACTTTCTTGCACAAAAGGAGCAAGCTGGCAAAGAATTCGCCTTTCAGAACAGCTTTGCACAGCGGAAGCAAATCGCCACAAAGGAAAAGGATTTGAAGAGCTGCTGTGAGACCACGAGGTTAAAAGTTTTACGATTAACGTAGACCCGCTCATCGATCATACGGCGCCACCGACGTGTATTAGCGTTTCCAAGAAGCACATTGTGCAAATCTCAAAGGTCGTCACATCGGTAAGACGCCCGTGGGTAGACGAAGATAAGGAGGATCCACTGACTTTTGAAAACGACATCTTTGAGTAGGCTAAAAAGTGGTATCAAAGTGTTGACCAATTGGGGCGTCTAGGTAAATCCTTTGAGTGTGTATGGTTGTCGTTGAGAGGCCCACGGATGTAGATACCGTTACACAACGGCGACGACTGTAGGAGACATTTGTATAGGATCTAGTGGGGACTGTATCAAGACCTGCCACCAGCTTCAGAGAAAATAAAGGCAAAAAGATGGAAACTAGCTGCTCATCAGACATCCTGATATCATAGCCTCCAGAGTCCAGATTAGTGTTATTGGAGCCTACAAAAGGGAAAAGAAGCCGtggaagaccaaaaggcaccTTCATCGATACCTTAAGAGCAGACACAAACcttactgaagtgaaggaaatccAGTCCCTGATGGAAGATAGGGTGGAGTGGAGGAAGCTTTCAAGTTTGGTTCGAGTGGaagctcgaccaaagtaaagtagagtagagtagagtagagtagagtagagtagagtagagtagagtagagtagagtagagtagagtagagtagagtagagtagagtagagtacgtaaagtaaagtaaagtaaagtaaagtaaagtaaagtaaagtaaagtaaagtaaagtaaagtaaagtaaagtaaagtaaagtaacgTAACGTAAAGTAGTGGGGACTTTTGAATCACTGCCTTTTTGGGTCGTGGTGTATATATGTTTGGTTACCGTTGGATGAAATGCGATGTGGCATTATTGGACTCAGTTATGTCAGCCATGATAGAATCCTCATCATGATTGAATACATGGCCACACTAATATTTGACCTTCCAGTGGCATCCCTTCTAATCTGCTCTATCATTCACGGGGCTCATTCTAATTCAGTATAACTCGCTGCAAAGTTGGAATTCTGTTATGTGGCTAGCATCAGTATCTTATTTTTGCGTAACGGCAGCGGTTACAAAAGGCGTCAGTGTAGAATCTGctggttttattttccaaatacCCCAATATTCCCAAGGATATAATACATTTGGTGCCCAAATATGTACAATTTGATGGATGtacaagaacccaacacacttatagagaacagtaggggtgacccgctatgcttggccaaaaacgcaggccgtagcgaagccgcattgtactattagctaacgaaaaagcgtcatgcttcgtcctaagtctgaggttcgaccgctttattTTTACAATTTGATGGATGACTGGAATTATCTCTACATATCCAACTAAATCCTTGCAAAAAGAAACGCTAACATATAATATTTAATTGCCGTATTTGTGTATACTATTAGGTTCATTGTACGTAGTATGGTAACTCTCTTCTCGACAAGTCAAGCACATTGTCAATGAATGGCGTGCCATCCTAAAGACTGTAACCCTTTCCAATGCCGTGCATATCGGGTGAAGATGACTTGACACtactttctattggggacgccattaTTTATCTTTTACCGCTCCCGTCCTCTTACTGCTTGTTTACTGCATGCTCTCAAGCTCAAATCACGCACGCTCGCGCCAGATTAAGCTCTCGCGtgagcagattcaaaatggcgccggagtGTTTATTAAACAGCATACGCAATGAAGCTCCCTAACGTTTGATCCACAAGTGTGATCTATTTGACCCTCACAGACTATTATAACTGTTGTAATCATATTCTGTATGCCGAAAAATGTCGTGGCAGAGCTGCAATTTGGAACATCATAGCTAATCATCCAGGGCACGATAATGAGCCGTACGCAGTTTGTGCACTTTTCTTGATAGCAGGGGCGGCTTTAAAAGTTCTATGTTACCATATAATGGAGCAGTGACGACCATAAATGCTAAGAGGTTAAgttgtctttaagtgtttgGAAAAATTTCGTTACTCTAAATGGTACACAGTGATATTTTTAGCGGTTCATAACTTTGTATTCGTTTCTCGCATGCTGTGTGGTGACAAAATTTATAACCAGGTTCTTTTATATCACATGTCACAGTACTATCTGGTAATGAATGGATTTTGCAATGGTTTAGATAAGAGCCTTCTATCACTTTTGCCCGTTTCCCCAAACCATTTTACAGCCTATTTACCACCCGAAGCTTCAGGGACGACATATTTGAAAGCGCCATGTGGTGTTTTCGATGTACCTgcttcaaaatgtgtatttcaaaGCGTCGGGTACGTCTAATGGGTACACAACTCTTCAAAGGGGGACTACTTCACAGAGCAGTGTCCATGCTATTTAATCCTTAGGccaaagcaagtaaattttatagctgacatcctctgcagagtccaaaactaatgcgagagggcaaAGACAGCAAGATGGGTAAAAAAAATAAGATGGCTAAATTTTCACAGACACCATGAACGTTGTAACAAGAGTagaaacatggtatcacagaaaacaagtcttttattcctgtattcaagaagtgcaaaagtgacactagtgtacatggcacaaagttGGCAGCTACACttgtttcacttctacaactaaagTCATGGCTTcatcactagtgtcacttctacaactacaatcaaggctacaacatgacatatttttccatttttggtACTTCTTGTCATCTTGACCATATCTGGAGAGGGGGGAAATTCTTCTAGTTTTTCAAAACTATAGGTGAAAATTTATGAACGTCAATGTTGTAATCAAATTTACCTTCTGTGACCTTACGGGATTCGTAGAATGGTGTGATTGATTTTACACGGGAATACTGCATTTAGTGGCGTTTAGTTTGAAAGCAAACAGTGATTGCGGGTCAATTTCGACTGACCCGCCGCTTAACTGTCGTTTGGCGCAAAACCCGCATCATAATTGATGGAAAACCAATACCTGGTATCGGTAGCAATTCTAGATTTGTCTCTTTTGGTGTTGAGGGCTAAGGAGGATTTGCTCATAGTGATTTTCCAGTCCATTCTTAAGCCGCAGGGGTCGCTTTTCACAAATCTGCACCCTTCGATTTTAGCAGGGAGTGTTTGAAGTTCGGGGTGGATTTAACGTGCTAAGATTGGAGATCAATCACAGCTAACAAGTTTTCGTTCCTGGTATACTTTGTCTAGCGATTGTTGTTTGAGGTAGGATGAATAGGGCATTCTTCATCATTTCTATTCCCCTTTAATTTTCCCTTCATGATTGAAAGCCTAATTTAGTCTTTGCTTCCACAAAGCTAGTACATCCTATGTAATTGCAGTGTTCCCCTTGCTTTGTTATAGCAAGCAAATGACATAGAACTGTGTGTGAATTTATCTGACAGAATGTCGCTGCCATATGAATGTTTCTTATCACCATGGGCATCGTGTAATTCTCCACCTCCCACGTGATCTGTGCTGTCTTGAATCATTACCGTATTTTAGCTCAGGTAAGCAGAAAACGTACATGCCCAAATTACCGGTGTCAAGTAAAGGCTTTAGGCATTGATGTCTTTATTCGATATAAGCTTATCGGTAATGATGCTTTCTCTGTGTTAACCCAGTTTTTTGAGCGACAGATTGGGAAATCGATAGACTCTTCAATAATGCAGAAGATGGCGCCTATCTTTTAATCATTTCTTACCGCTGACTCCATCAAACCGTCTTAAAAGATTAGGTATATGTTGTTGTGAATTACCCCATGGATCCATTGATTAACGTTGGAAAGACTATTCCACTAGAGACATTAAAACTTAAGACTTATGTCTAATTAAAAGGGAGGTGTGTTAGAAGAGGATTTAGTTGAGGAAAGGGGCAAAGTATTTCAAACATGTCAGAGTGAAGGGACTTTGCATGAACTTTTTCACCGTGCAGCTTGGCCACTTAGATTAAGTTGTTGGTGTTGGATAATGCGTCTCTATTTTCCCTAGAAAAAGAATCCCATATACTTTGAGGCGATGTCTGATAGTAATGCAAGCTTTATCCAAAAGTGGAAAATAAGGGTCTTATAATACCACCTAATTTCTCAAGTCGTTTAGCTGGCCAGTGTCCCAGCAACTTGCACCTTAACGGTACTAATGAACTCCTACTACAATCTTTGCCGCATTGTGGTGGTTCAAAACGTGACTAttaagtacatgtgtatatgattGTATGCAATGTTATGGTGTGCCATGTTATGTTATAAGAACGTTAACCTTTTCCCCATATTTGGAGGAAGCTGTGTTTCGATAacctctttattcacaaccaagacatacaatcacaggcaacgtttcggtgaccgtttgTCACCATCCTTAGGCCAATTCTGACTGcaggctaggtgtcgctgcttaaaATGCTAGCCTATAGTGTGGAATcgtaccagtcagaattgccctgaggaaggtgacaggcgttcaccgaaacgtcggcttcATGGTTGTATGTCTTGGCTGTGAATAAATAACCTTGCAATTGTAATCCAATGAATGAACACAGTTGTGGCATAGCACGGATGTGACGTAAGATAGATATTAAACAGACGGAAGcaaacaagatggcgtccgGAAACAACAACCAACCCAGGTCttgtttgtgaataaagaactttgttatccagtgagcCAATGCTccaatctgatgaaattattcacggatgtgtgtttgtttattcattttggTCCAGATGCATCGCAGTGACGTCAGGTCTCCGGACGGAGAACTGCCGCATGAGCCTGACCGTCTCCATCACCCTGGTGTGGATCGTCTCGGCTCTCCTGGCCATCCCGGACGCCATCTTCTCCGACACGGTCCAGTTCCACGCCGCAGACGTGGACATGCTGGCCCTCCCGTCCACCCTGCCCGCCGCCAACGCGTCCACCCCATACTCGGACAAGGTGAAGACGTACTGCCGCCGCATCTGGAGTATCGATCAGCGATTGGCTTACAGGTAAAGCCCTGGTTGTGATTAGGTCCAAATTGGGAAAAGGGGCCCCACCGAGTAGTTGACgggctttttttttcactttcgggcgtgacccctacgtggctccGTAAGACACACTGTGGCTGCCGAGCTATTATATtattgggcccggccgggacgcCGAATAATTTTGTCctggacttaaaatcaacgcgggggGCCGGTAACAAGTACACGCCGTGAGCTAATTGTGAGAACGCCGGGATGTGTACATGTCGTTGGTTCATGAGACTATTCGACCAGCTGTAGGTAGACATATTCTCATTTTATAATGTCAGTGTCTTTAATCAACATAAgcgttcacattgcactgcagctataggggtcgctgcttatagatgcggtcccaaacgtaaagtatttgCATGTATACATAGATAAATGCGTCTTCGTCTTTCTCTTGCAGAGCGAACTATCTGTTCCTGTTCGTGGCTGAGTTCGCCATCCCTGTCGCCATCATGACGGTGTGCTCCGCCCTAGTTGCCCGGAAAGTGTGGGACCGGAAGTTCCCCGGAAACGTCAACCCCTGGCAGCTTCGTGCCCAGAAGCGCTCCCGCAGGAAGAccgtcctcctcctcctgttggTAGCGTCCTTCTGCCTCTGTCTCGGCCCTTTCTACGTCTACGCTCTTATCCGAGACTTCTTCGGCCACCTTCTCCACAGCGAGTCCACCAACACCATGATCTTCTACATCGtcgaggccgttgccatggcaaactGCCTGATTGACACCCTGGCCTACGTTGCCGTTGACAACCGGATGAGGAGGTACATCGGGAAGCTGCTCGTTTGCTTCTCCTGTTGTCAATCAAAGAAAAATGGCACCGTGCCAGTAGATGCGGAAACCAAAACGGCAAGGTCATCAACTTATGGACATGCCCCCATAGAGATGCGCGTGCGCACAGGTAAACCAGAGGCAAGGTTGTAAGCGATGCAGCCATTGGACACCGATTGTTTTACGGCAGATGCCAGTTTGTAAGCGATGCAGTCATTGGACGCCGGACTGTGCAATTCTCGGGCGATTTGCAGTCAAATCGGAAACACTGGACACTGACAGACCCTACATAAACTGTAATGAAATTCATGGGCGCCTTGCACAAGAGTTGTCTTTTATCAAACAGAGAAAAATCAAGTAAAATGCGCAGGATGCATATGTGGACATATAAAATGAAATCAATATAATATctgtcatgtgtgtgtgtgtttgtgtgtgtgtgtgtgtgtgtgtgtgtgtgtgtgtgtgtgtgtgtgtgtgtgtgtgtgtgtgtgtgtgtgtgtgttatggtTATTATACAAGTGAACGTTGTCATGAACAAATGCAGCTTGTAAAACTGTATAACATTGTGAATATCATATATGAACATAGATATTTATATGTACATATGGTATATACCCACCGGTACATCATTGTATATTGACAACCCCGGAACATCATTGATATCATGATggtgttttattgtttttgtctttattgtttcaatttgtttcattgttttatttAAATTTGTCACATTTGTAGACATTTGTGATATCTACGTTTTGTATGTAAGTCAATATTTCTCGAATACAAACGTACCATGGACTTATTCTATTCAATAGAGAAGAATTTCTGCCTTGTCAGTCTGTGTAAAATAGAAAACCACAATGTCACGGTAAGCCGTGTCTTCAGAGATtctaatgtaacgttacgtgtagtTGTATTTGGAATCGGAATTCGACCGGATACCAATATTTGTAATTTCTTGGACACATAGTACTCTAGGGGGGATGATGGTATTGgcgcaggcgcctagacccTACGGTGAGAGAGTAAAcagggcattaaaacattgaaagcctttcttggtgggctttttggtgaactcttggcaagtctggggtgggtatgacagttcagacttcataattttagaatttgttgacaaaaacgacctttcttcatctttttgtcttctgggcCCCCGGGAGATAGTGTGATGGTCGCGAGCAGGCCCTTATAAGGGaaatggactgactcaagtgctctcgctcgggggtgtttccccggagactagccgtatagaagttctcgtaattctgatagatgacagtctacagaactGGTAaaaatttgagggtaagttttcttggtcaggaTCTTTGGTTCCTAATataatgacacctaatttctgtcaacttccccatagggatgcatgtattattggcccaaaTTGGAATGCTCTAATCCCCCTCTAGCGTTAATTCTATTCAGGTAAGaagacagtatacatgtatatcaaatagaAAACCACACTGTGTAACTTGTGCCTGCAGGGATTCTAATGatagtgcatgtgtgtgtgtagttgtATCTGGAATCAGAATTCGACTGGACCAATATAGTTAACTAGTTATCCACTAGTTTACAAGGATGTCAGTACATTACGGCCATGTTCACAATTTGAGAATATAAGAGCTAATGTATtgattacatatcgacattacaAGATTGTGCTGTCTTATATGATATCTTCTAGTCTTATGCTAGCTTGGTAATCTACTTCACAAAGTGGACTATtaaaaatgtttgtaaataGGACTATCCAAACAATATATAAACCTCAGAGTTTTATAGATGTAATTACAAAGAGTATGTCAGAAATGGTGTGTATAAAGAGAAggattatgaaatatatcatgtaAAGTCGTCAACCGCTTCCAAGTCTCTTCTTATCCGTATACTTGTGAAAGGACTCTTGCCAACCATAGGTTGTAGTTCTCACTAAATTCGCTAGATGGCATCCGTGATTGGGAGGGAAGAACCGAGGACTACAATTCAATCAGGTTTATCTCAGTTAAGATTAGATGACACCAAGAGCGGGCCcagagaattaaaaaaaatgaaatagaacaAAGTGGAACTGTTTTAGGCATAATGAAGATCACCAGTGAGAAGCGATATCTTTCCTCCCCTGCGGATGAGCAAACTCAGGTGAATTAagattattctccaagcagaggcttcgatcgagaggggtagttttgtctctaacgagaggagaggaacgttagaaataccggacaaaactacccctctcgatcgaagcctctgcttggagaataaatcTAGATTCTGTAGGTACGTAGACATTGTTTGATTGGACAGAGCTTTGAGTGACTTACGCAACCATGAATCT
Protein-coding sequences here:
- the LOC136423358 gene encoding prokineticin receptor 2-like gives rise to the protein MGYGNETALDYYDGYDGTYDYFVPANMTMSPHNQLQVIEELRFKLLVSRVVLGIVYGSILFVCTVGNLLLLVVMYRFKKARTRANRLLVNLVLSDLLTSLLCVTFNIDYYVVRGEDWVFGAPMCAVVNYVKTVSLYVSTNTLVTMAVDRCIAVTSGLRTENCRMSLTVSITLVWIVSALLAIPDAIFSDTVQFHAADVDMLALPSTLPAANASTPYSDKVKTYCRRIWSIDQRLAYRANYLFLFVAEFAIPVAIMTVCSALVARKVWDRKFPGNVNPWQLRAQKRSRRKTVLLLLLVASFCLCLGPFYVYALIRDFFGHLLHSESTNTMIFYIVEAVAMANCLIDTLAYVAVDNRMRRYIGKLLVCFSCCQSKKNGTVPVDAETKTARSSTYGHAPIEMRVRTGKPEARL